A window of Halocalculus aciditolerans contains these coding sequences:
- a CDS encoding glycosyltransferase encodes MSGIAVLLPVAATSDTSDLRRAHKSIIEQTASPSEIVLVTNQSLTEDVETAIEDLVNTHSVSRHEHVPDASGLGGVLQAGLKRCSEPFVARMDADDIAEPERFADQQTVLTDTKADVVGSHLAEFHDDPEHPERIREVPITHDEIAEWMSWRCPLNHPTTMFDREAVLSAGGYRDYPMMEDWDLWARCLSAGLRFRNLDKTLVRAQVDDLVDRRGGLDYAQAEFRMAQELRELGISSRRDTIQHLCLRIPPRLLPPRIREGIYQIFAR; translated from the coding sequence ATGAGTGGGATCGCCGTATTACTGCCTGTAGCTGCCACAAGCGATACTTCTGACTTGCGTCGTGCACATAAAAGCATCATCGAACAAACGGCATCGCCATCAGAGATCGTCCTTGTGACGAACCAATCGCTCACGGAAGATGTTGAGACGGCTATTGAGGACTTAGTCAATACCCATTCAGTTAGTCGCCACGAACACGTTCCTGACGCCTCAGGGTTGGGAGGTGTACTTCAAGCTGGACTGAAGAGGTGTTCAGAGCCGTTTGTCGCACGAATGGATGCAGACGACATTGCTGAACCTGAACGATTCGCCGATCAGCAAACTGTCCTCACAGACACCAAAGCAGACGTCGTTGGGTCACACCTCGCGGAATTTCATGATGATCCTGAACATCCGGAACGAATCCGCGAAGTACCAATAACACACGACGAGATTGCAGAGTGGATGTCATGGCGCTGTCCATTAAACCATCCAACCACGATGTTTGACCGCGAAGCTGTTCTCAGCGCAGGTGGATATCGTGACTACCCAATGATGGAAGACTGGGACCTATGGGCACGGTGTCTTTCCGCTGGACTTCGGTTCCGGAATCTCGATAAAACTCTTGTTCGGGCACAGGTTGATGACCTCGTTGACCGGCGAGGTGGTCTAGACTACGCACAGGCAGAGTTCCGGATGGCACAGGAACTTCGAGAACTCGGTATTTCATCTCGACGTGACACTATACAGCACCTCTGTCTTCGGATCCCGCCACGTCTACTACCACCACGAATCCGCGAAGGAATTTATCAAATATTCGCCCGGTGA
- a CDS encoding IS5 family transposase, giving the protein MTSEFRLFTRVTVAKAKSVVANPDEPADPEGGGGFAEWAMLTVHALRIELGKSYRVAVDLLSEMPGVLDEIGLTRLPHYTVLRTWFERIPTATWRAFLGASAEKRTGHAAIDSTGFDRDQPSRHYANRTNYRVRALKVTALVDVETLYITDIHSTTSKKHDAKIGPQVARRNAGDLRSLAADRGYDAKAFRDELRENGIRPLIKHRIMNSLDHAHNARMDGDRYHQRSMSETVFSSIKRTLGAAVRARSWWLEFREMLLKATVYNLRRSVRYP; this is encoded by the coding sequence GTGACTTCGGAATTCCGTCTCTTCACGCGTGTTACGGTGGCGAAGGCTAAATCAGTTGTCGCTAATCCGGACGAACCCGCCGACCCCGAAGGGGGAGGCGGGTTCGCCGAATGGGCGATGCTCACCGTGCACGCACTCCGCATCGAACTGGGCAAATCCTACCGTGTCGCAGTCGATTTGCTCTCGGAAATGCCCGGCGTCCTTGATGAGATCGGCCTCACCAGACTTCCGCACTACACCGTGCTCCGCACGTGGTTTGAACGGATTCCCACTGCGACGTGGCGTGCGTTTCTCGGCGCATCAGCCGAGAAACGCACCGGCCACGCCGCCATCGATTCGACTGGCTTCGACCGTGACCAGCCCAGCCGCCATTACGCCAACCGCACGAACTACCGCGTTCGAGCGCTGAAAGTCACTGCCCTCGTGGATGTCGAAACGCTGTACATCACCGACATCCACTCCACAACGAGCAAGAAACACGACGCGAAGATCGGTCCGCAGGTCGCCCGGCGCAACGCCGGCGACCTGCGGAGCCTCGCTGCTGATCGCGGCTACGACGCGAAAGCCTTCCGCGACGAACTCCGTGAAAACGGCATCAGACCGCTGATCAAGCACAGGATTATGAACTCACTCGATCACGCCCATAACGCCCGTATGGACGGTGATCGGTACCATCAGCGCTCTATGTCAGAAACCGTCTTCTCGTCGATCAAGCGCACGCTCGGCGCTGCCGTGCGTGCGCGAAGTTGGTGGCTCGAGTTCCGCGAAATGCTGCTGAAAGCCACCGTCTATAACCTTCGCCGGAGCGTCCGATATCCGTGA
- a CDS encoding class I SAM-dependent methyltransferase: MKRRNSEVTTLCLFAFYRDNAVVAVASSETTEPSDLNPTIDFLFIDGDHSYTGVKRDFELYSDMVPSGGLIAFHDIRGDHERCGVGTLWNELKDKYSTTEFHDSDGPENWGGVGILKKVS; the protein is encoded by the coding sequence GTGAAGAGACGGAATTCCGAAGTCACAACACTCTGTCTCTTCGCTTTCTACCGAGATAACGCAGTCGTCGCTGTTGCGTCTAGCGAAACTACAGAGCCCTCTGATCTTAATCCAACGATTGACTTTCTTTTCATCGACGGGGACCACTCATATACTGGTGTGAAGCGGGACTTTGAGCTGTATTCGGATATGGTCCCATCTGGCGGCCTTATCGCGTTTCATGATATTCGAGGAGATCATGAGCGGTGTGGCGTCGGCACGCTGTGGAATGAGCTAAAAGACAAGTATTCGACGACTGAATTCCACGATTCTGACGGTCCCGAAAACTGGGGCGGGGTCGGTATACTAAAAAAAGTCAGTTAG